From Rudanella lutea DSM 19387, a single genomic window includes:
- a CDS encoding DUF58 domain-containing protein, with protein sequence MLAQELIKLNDLHLAGKLVSEELRLGLHTSRRAGVGAEFEQYRHYQPGDDPKRIDWKLLARTDRHMVRESATESNRQIRFLLDLSGSMNYVENGISRLSYAKIVVASLAYLGFRQGDDMSLYGLQNGIMQPLARPGHQAFQQIVVALEKAEAAGAWNPTEPTLPPFGTKTNEMLIVVSDLLQVNDEWLALVRTLAHPRREILLIQVLGDQEMDFSMSGFFRFQDLETGREVEIQAEAVQNTIRERAAAYFQMLDEGLRVPNVQLTRALLSEPIALVLRRVLG encoded by the coding sequence ATGCTTGCTCAGGAACTCATCAAACTCAATGACCTTCACCTTGCCGGCAAACTCGTTAGCGAGGAGCTTCGGCTGGGGCTGCACACCAGTCGGCGGGCGGGTGTAGGCGCGGAGTTTGAGCAATACCGGCACTACCAACCCGGCGACGACCCCAAACGCATCGACTGGAAGCTGCTGGCCCGTACCGACCGCCACATGGTGCGCGAATCGGCCACGGAAAGCAACCGCCAGATTCGGTTTCTGCTCGATTTGTCAGGCTCAATGAACTACGTCGAAAACGGCATTTCGCGGCTCAGTTACGCCAAAATTGTGGTGGCTTCGCTGGCTTACCTTGGCTTTCGGCAAGGCGACGACATGAGCCTGTATGGTCTGCAAAACGGTATCATGCAGCCATTGGCCAGGCCAGGGCATCAGGCGTTTCAGCAGATTGTAGTGGCTCTCGAAAAGGCTGAAGCCGCCGGGGCCTGGAACCCAACCGAGCCGACACTACCGCCGTTTGGCACCAAAACGAATGAGATGCTCATTGTGGTGTCGGATCTGTTGCAGGTCAACGACGAGTGGCTCGCGCTGGTACGAACGCTGGCGCATCCGCGCCGGGAAATTCTGCTGATTCAGGTACTGGGCGATCAGGAAATGGACTTCTCGATGTCGGGCTTTTTTCGCTTTCAGGATCTGGAAACCGGCCGGGAAGTGGAGATACAGGCCGAAGCCGTGCAGAATACGATTCGGGAGCGGGCCGCGGCTTACTTTCAGATGCTGGACGAAGGCCTCCGCGTGCCCAACGTGCAACTGACCCGCGCGCTCCTGAGCGAGCCGATCGCACTGGTGCTTCGGAGAGTTCTGGGTTAA
- a CDS encoding BatA domain-containing protein, which produces MTFVQPAFLWGLLAVAVPILIHFWHQKKGQPMAWAAMEWLREATEQPQRGLKFENALLLALRCLLITLLSVWLAEPVWPDKTNPKDRTAVHIAVADSLVMRTFRFELQQARQRGEPIVTLPSPTNPMRLQTLIDSVHKPHVTLHLYALNEATLADAPVLTTPARFSLHTALLPTRPAATQTRPFASIDGPLNVQLDYRNPTERQTVTAALRALETVFGLRLNMSSTPEGSPAPDWVLTDRLPKNLTDKTLYTVSGQMSGPNKPNVQIVPDTLTPQTATWVANGQLPEWLGEQLLRFYGPRLPDPPLTQAEMARLFEPQAPPKTDASTQSGHSAEQVGVLLALLLVLNLERWIALRKNT; this is translated from the coding sequence ATGACATTTGTACAGCCTGCTTTTTTATGGGGTTTGCTGGCCGTAGCGGTGCCCATTCTGATTCACTTCTGGCATCAGAAAAAAGGCCAGCCGATGGCGTGGGCCGCTATGGAGTGGCTCCGCGAAGCCACCGAACAGCCACAACGGGGGCTCAAATTTGAAAATGCCCTGCTACTCGCGCTCCGGTGTCTGCTGATTACCCTGCTCTCGGTTTGGCTGGCCGAACCCGTATGGCCCGACAAAACCAACCCCAAAGACCGGACAGCCGTACACATAGCCGTAGCCGACTCGCTGGTGATGCGCACCTTCCGGTTTGAGTTGCAACAGGCCCGGCAACGGGGCGAACCCATAGTGACCCTACCCAGCCCGACCAACCCCATGCGGCTGCAAACGCTCATCGATTCGGTGCACAAACCCCATGTGACCCTGCACCTGTACGCTCTCAACGAGGCCACACTGGCCGATGCGCCGGTGCTCACCACCCCCGCCCGGTTTAGTTTGCACACAGCCCTGTTGCCCACCCGACCGGCCGCAACGCAAACCCGGCCGTTTGCAAGCATCGACGGACCGCTTAACGTACAACTCGACTACCGCAACCCGACCGAGCGGCAAACCGTAACGGCCGCCCTTCGCGCCCTCGAAACGGTTTTTGGCCTGCGCCTGAACATGAGCAGTACGCCCGAAGGCAGCCCCGCGCCCGACTGGGTCCTGACCGACCGGCTACCCAAAAACCTGACCGACAAAACTCTGTACACGGTATCGGGACAAATGTCGGGGCCAAACAAGCCCAACGTCCAGATAGTGCCGGATACGCTTACCCCGCAAACGGCAACGTGGGTCGCCAACGGCCAATTGCCCGAATGGCTGGGTGAGCAACTGCTCCGTTTTTACGGTCCACGGCTACCCGACCCACCCCTGACGCAGGCCGAAATGGCCCGCCTGTTTGAGCCTCAGGCCCCGCCCAAAACCGATGCCAGCACGCAATCTGGGCACTCAGCCGAGCAAGTGGGGGTGTTGTTGGCGTTGCTGCTGGTACTGAATCTGGAGCGCTGGATTGCGTTACGAAAAAATACGTGA